One Micromonospora sp. WMMD812 genomic window carries:
- a CDS encoding DUF1028 domain-containing protein: protein MTFSIAARCPRTGQLGVGALTARPAVGKLVAHAHCGGGAVATQATPNPFLAYDGLPLLAEGRSPQDVLTELLARDPGREVRQVGMVDRQGRSHAFTGSRTRDWAGHRTGPGYAVQGNRLVGPETLAEIVRVFEDSRELDLAERLVLAIEAGEETGGDRHGARAATVTVIGDQPYPLWDVRVDDAEHPARELRRLHGVFHEEVLPTIQGLPTRDDPVGEAARQALG from the coding sequence GTGACCTTTTCGATCGCCGCGCGGTGTCCGCGTACCGGCCAGCTCGGAGTGGGAGCCCTGACGGCCAGACCCGCGGTCGGCAAGCTCGTCGCGCACGCCCACTGCGGCGGCGGGGCGGTGGCGACCCAGGCCACCCCCAACCCGTTCCTGGCCTACGACGGCCTGCCGCTGCTCGCCGAGGGTCGCTCGCCGCAGGACGTCCTGACCGAGCTGCTGGCCCGGGACCCGGGTCGTGAGGTGCGGCAGGTCGGCATGGTCGACCGCCAGGGTCGCTCGCACGCTTTCACCGGCTCGCGCACGAGGGACTGGGCGGGGCACCGCACCGGGCCGGGTTACGCCGTGCAGGGCAACCGCCTGGTGGGCCCGGAGACCCTCGCGGAGATCGTCCGGGTGTTCGAGGACAGCCGGGAACTCGATCTGGCGGAGCGGCTCGTGCTGGCCATCGAGGCCGGTGAGGAGACCGGCGGTGACCGGCACGGCGCACGGGCGGCGACCGTGACGGTGATCGGCGATCAGCCGTACCCGCTCTGGGACGTGCGGGTCGACGACGCCGAGCATCCGGCGCGGGAACTGCGCCGCCTGCACGGCGTCTTCCACGAGGAAGTGCTGCCGACCATTCAGGGGTTGCCCACCCGGGACGACCCCGTGGGCGAGGCCGCCCGGCAGGCGCTCGGGTAG
- a CDS encoding VOC family protein, with protein sequence MATRLVQINMKARDDSALGGFWAEALGWGVSSEGPGVTNLEPEDFVYPDPVAVCLDLIASPEPKTVKNRVHVDLATTSAAHQAEVVARLKDLGATTADVGQGDVPWTVMADPEGNEFCVLDPRPLYRDTGPIAAVVVDCVDPRAMARFWGSAMDWTVHEVTDHSAVLRSAKGVGPYLEFLRTPDVKTVWNRVHLDVRPYAGDDPQAEAARLRTLGATAIDLDVPWTVLADPEGNEFCLLAPG encoded by the coding sequence ATGGCAACGCGGCTTGTTCAAATCAACATGAAGGCTCGGGACGACTCCGCGCTGGGCGGTTTCTGGGCGGAGGCGCTCGGCTGGGGAGTCTCCAGCGAGGGACCCGGCGTGACCAACCTCGAACCCGAGGACTTCGTCTACCCCGACCCCGTCGCCGTGTGCCTCGACCTTATCGCCTCGCCGGAACCCAAGACGGTGAAGAACCGCGTGCACGTCGACCTCGCCACCACGTCGGCGGCCCATCAGGCGGAGGTGGTGGCGCGCCTGAAGGATCTCGGCGCGACGACCGCCGACGTGGGCCAGGGCGACGTCCCGTGGACGGTCATGGCCGACCCGGAGGGCAACGAGTTCTGTGTGCTGGACCCTCGACCGCTCTACCGCGACACCGGGCCGATCGCCGCGGTAGTGGTCGACTGCGTGGATCCGCGAGCCATGGCCCGCTTCTGGGGCAGCGCCATGGACTGGACCGTGCACGAGGTGACCGACCACAGCGCGGTGCTGCGTTCCGCCAAGGGCGTCGGCCCGTATCTGGAGTTCCTCCGCACGCCCGACGTGAAGACCGTGTGGAACCGCGTCCATCTCGACGTCCGCCCGTACGCGGGTGACGATCCGCAGGCCGAGGCGGCCAGGCTGCGGACTCTCGGCGCCACCGCCATCGACCTGGATGTCCCGTGGACCGTCCTCGCCGACCCGGAAGGCAACGAGTTCTGCCTCCTCGCCCCAGGCTGA
- a CDS encoding HEAT repeat domain-containing protein: MIWARRGSGHPPAMGEGGPLETVRVAVDGAAAGGWEALNRLVEVLVEVDDAGDEVVARSALTLVAGVSELVARLDGQVRQAPWYGPYQEPALRLVGARFSVTTSGPVAMALASMHGDGRVRERAIEAMVGRPCPEVMPFLVLRTGDWVKPVRDRARAGLALLLADDPGGYLPAALPMALRVDVRRRGGFAVTQVRAAMLSASAELWRGLLGSGGRQQRRFVFDLVLAQGWLRLPDHVTCAETDPDVWIRGRAAEAACREAVWTRRHDVLRRLARSIRAEVRVVALTGLVRVGLDTEVASYLDDDAPLVRAVARDAARRAGIDAREHYRAAVRAGEPALGAIVGLAETGSAADVPLLRPLLSHPRARVRAQAVRGLRLLDAVVAEELLPLLWDPSAAVVREVTAALRPLAGALPPGLPWELLGDARVELRRAGYRLLRGHGLDVELRAGLMLSLDRDSRLAERGKADVTRLARNATRTSWRRTPPSELPVTAAQHGELVALAARAAAALGEDTSRMLTTWLAGTPAGG; this comes from the coding sequence GTGATCTGGGCGAGACGGGGCAGTGGTCACCCGCCGGCGATGGGGGAGGGCGGGCCGCTCGAGACGGTGCGGGTCGCGGTCGACGGTGCCGCCGCGGGCGGGTGGGAGGCGTTGAACCGTCTGGTCGAGGTGCTGGTCGAGGTCGATGACGCCGGTGACGAGGTGGTGGCGCGATCGGCGTTGACGCTGGTGGCCGGCGTTTCGGAGTTGGTGGCCCGCCTGGACGGGCAGGTGCGGCAGGCGCCGTGGTACGGCCCGTACCAGGAACCCGCCTTGCGGCTGGTCGGGGCGCGTTTCTCGGTTACGACCTCGGGGCCGGTAGCGATGGCGCTGGCGAGCATGCATGGCGACGGGCGGGTCCGGGAACGCGCGATCGAGGCGATGGTCGGTCGGCCGTGCCCGGAGGTGATGCCGTTCCTCGTGCTGCGTACCGGAGATTGGGTCAAGCCGGTACGGGACCGGGCGCGGGCGGGGCTGGCGTTGCTGCTCGCCGACGATCCGGGTGGCTACCTGCCGGCGGCGCTGCCGATGGCGTTGCGCGTCGACGTGCGGCGGCGAGGTGGCTTCGCCGTCACCCAGGTACGGGCGGCGATGCTGTCGGCGTCGGCGGAGCTGTGGCGCGGGCTGCTGGGGTCGGGTGGCCGCCAGCAGCGGAGGTTCGTGTTCGACCTTGTCCTGGCTCAGGGCTGGCTGCGGCTGCCCGACCACGTGACCTGCGCCGAGACTGACCCGGACGTGTGGATTCGGGGCCGGGCGGCGGAGGCGGCCTGCCGTGAGGCGGTCTGGACCCGCCGGCATGACGTCCTGCGTCGCCTGGCCCGGTCGATTCGTGCCGAGGTGCGGGTGGTGGCGTTGACCGGGCTGGTCCGCGTCGGTCTGGACACCGAGGTCGCCTCGTACCTGGACGATGACGCGCCGCTGGTCCGGGCGGTGGCCCGGGACGCGGCCCGCCGGGCCGGCATCGACGCCCGGGAGCATTACCGAGCTGCGGTGAGGGCTGGGGAGCCGGCGCTGGGTGCGATCGTCGGACTGGCCGAGACGGGTTCGGCGGCGGACGTTCCGCTGCTGCGACCCCTGCTGAGCCATCCGCGGGCCAGGGTTCGTGCCCAGGCGGTACGGGGTCTGCGGCTGCTCGATGCGGTGGTCGCGGAGGAACTGCTCCCGCTGCTGTGGGATCCGTCGGCGGCGGTGGTCCGGGAGGTGACCGCCGCGCTGCGGCCCCTGGCCGGCGCCCTGCCGCCGGGTCTTCCGTGGGAGCTGCTCGGGGACGCCCGGGTGGAGTTGCGTCGGGCTGGCTATCGCCTCCTGCGTGGCCACGGCCTCGACGTCGAGTTGCGCGCTGGCCTGATGCTCAGCCTCGACCGGGACTCGCGCCTGGCCGAGCGGGGCAAGGCCGACGTGACCCGCCTGGCCCGCAACGCCACGCGAACCAGCTGGCGCCGCACTCCGCCATCCGAGCTGCCGGTCACCGCCGCGCAGCACGGCGAACTCGTCGCGTTGGCGGCACGGGCGGCGGCGGCACTCGGCGAGGACACCAGCCGGATGCTCACCACCTGGTTGGCAGGTACTCCCGCCGGTGGATGA
- a CDS encoding TIGR02452 family protein, with protein sequence MAESGRYRNGAGDEVGIGEAVRAAVAGTRHHLPHEVLAVGNAEPGAGTVEVTHESTLQAAHRLGPGAACLVFASAKNPGGGFLGGAKAQEESIARSSALYPCLLAAPDFYAFHRGQRDLRYSDRVIHSPGVPVFRDDKGNLLDQPYTTSFLTAAAPNLGAIVRNQPADASDVPAVLARRARRVLEVAAAHGHRTIVLGAWGCGVFRNDPATVAEAFADALQVVDRFDHVVFAIRDGLPGTPVYRTFVERFPGAVGESAAGSERG encoded by the coding sequence ATCGCCGAGTCGGGCCGCTACCGCAACGGCGCCGGCGATGAGGTCGGCATCGGCGAGGCGGTACGTGCCGCGGTCGCCGGCACCCGTCACCACCTGCCGCACGAGGTGCTCGCGGTGGGGAACGCGGAGCCCGGCGCCGGCACGGTCGAGGTGACGCACGAGTCGACGTTGCAAGCGGCTCACCGGCTCGGGCCTGGAGCCGCGTGTCTGGTGTTCGCCTCGGCGAAGAACCCGGGCGGCGGGTTCCTCGGTGGGGCGAAGGCGCAGGAGGAGAGCATCGCGCGCTCGTCGGCGCTGTATCCGTGTCTCCTCGCCGCACCGGACTTCTACGCGTTCCACCGCGGGCAGCGGGATCTGCGGTACAGCGACCGGGTCATCCACTCCCCGGGTGTGCCGGTGTTTCGGGACGACAAGGGCAATCTGCTCGACCAGCCGTACACGACGTCGTTTCTGACCGCCGCGGCGCCGAACCTCGGAGCGATCGTGCGCAATCAGCCCGCGGACGCCTCGGATGTGCCGGCGGTGCTGGCCCGGCGCGCCCGGCGGGTGCTGGAGGTCGCGGCTGCCCATGGGCATCGGACGATCGTGTTGGGCGCGTGGGGATGTGGGGTGTTCCGCAACGATCCCGCCACGGTCGCCGAAGCGTTCGCCGATGCGCTGCAGGTGGTCGACCGATTCGACCACGTCGTCTTCGCCATCCGCGACGGCCTGCCGGGCACACCCGTGTACCGCACGTTCGTGGAACGCTTTCCCGGAGCGGTCGGGGAATCGGCGGCGGGGAGCGAGCGTGGGTGA